The Spirosoma radiotolerans genome has a window encoding:
- a CDS encoding sigma-54-dependent transcriptional regulator, with protein sequence MLLIIDDDIAIQTSLSLLFRKEGFGVRLADGPFDTFEILAEETPELILLDMNFSVDTSGDDGLRLLRRIRERLPNVPVILITGWGSIDLAVEGMKAGARDFITKPWQNDHLVQSVRTALNLAQATPTSPNRRKLDQQFRFDNIVGEDPNLLAILTTIGRVAPTDAPVLITGESGTGKELIAEAIHQNSRRHRQPFVKVNLGGISSTLFESELFGHVRGAFTDAKSDRIGRFELADKGSIFLDEIGDLDPASQVKLLRVLQDRTFEPLGSSKSRTVDVRVICATNRNLEEMVSRGQFREDLFYRINLISIHLPALRERPGDIPLLVSYFVDNLKVIYNRPDLQVSASAQKWLKNLPLPGNIRQLKNGVERTVLLSSNDELQVDDFERNLTQTTGSKLQASGAIAGPSLPPVGSMTLEEMEYQMIHRAMAFHQNRVAKVARALGITRFALYRRLEKFGIPYTTEE encoded by the coding sequence ATGCTTCTTATCATTGACGACGATATTGCCATTCAAACCTCTCTTTCCCTGTTGTTCAGGAAGGAGGGATTTGGGGTGCGTCTGGCCGACGGGCCGTTTGACACCTTTGAGATCCTGGCCGAAGAAACGCCGGAGTTGATCCTGCTCGACATGAATTTTTCGGTGGACACCTCCGGCGATGATGGCCTTCGCCTGTTGCGTCGGATTCGGGAGCGGTTGCCGAACGTGCCGGTCATTCTCATAACGGGCTGGGGGAGTATCGACCTCGCCGTCGAGGGAATGAAGGCCGGTGCCCGGGATTTTATTACCAAACCCTGGCAGAATGATCACCTGGTTCAGTCGGTGCGAACCGCCCTGAATCTGGCGCAGGCAACACCCACGTCGCCCAATCGCCGTAAACTCGACCAGCAGTTTCGGTTCGATAACATTGTTGGCGAAGATCCGAACCTACTGGCCATCCTGACGACCATCGGGCGGGTAGCGCCAACAGATGCCCCCGTTTTGATTACCGGCGAAAGTGGTACCGGCAAGGAACTCATTGCGGAAGCCATTCACCAGAACAGCCGTCGTCACCGCCAGCCATTTGTGAAAGTAAATTTAGGGGGAATCTCCTCCACGTTGTTTGAAAGTGAACTGTTTGGGCATGTGCGGGGTGCGTTTACCGATGCCAAATCGGATCGTATCGGACGTTTTGAACTCGCGGACAAGGGGTCTATTTTTCTGGACGAAATTGGGGACCTGGACCCGGCAAGTCAGGTGAAACTCTTGCGCGTCTTGCAGGACCGGACGTTTGAGCCGCTGGGAAGCAGCAAATCCCGGACGGTAGATGTCCGGGTTATCTGCGCCACCAACCGAAATCTGGAGGAAATGGTCAGCAGGGGACAGTTTCGGGAGGATTTATTCTACCGGATTAACCTTATATCCATACACTTGCCAGCCCTGCGCGAACGTCCGGGCGACATTCCCCTGCTGGTTTCCTATTTTGTCGATAACCTGAAAGTCATTTACAATCGACCCGATTTGCAGGTCAGTGCATCGGCACAGAAGTGGTTGAAAAATCTTCCGCTGCCGGGCAACATCCGACAACTGAAAAACGGCGTAGAGCGAACCGTACTCCTGTCGTCAAATGATGAATTGCAGGTTGATGATTTCGAACGCAACCTCACTCAAACAACTGGCTCCAAGCTCCAGGCCTCTGGCGCAATTGCCGGACCGTCTCTTCCCCCCGTTGGCAGCATGACGCTGGAGGAGATGGAGTATCAGATGATTCACCGCGCGATGGCATTCCATCAGAACCGGGTGGCAAAAGTAGCGCGGGCGCTGGGCATCACCCGTTTTGCGCTCTACCGTCGATTAGAGAAATTTGGCATTCCCTACACAACCGAGGAATGA
- a CDS encoding sensor histidine kinase encodes MNLPLRTRFLIYIIAVHLALVGLTWWVLRENKAVFIASELLILLSILVAVRLYQAFRQPSEFIASGIEAIQDKDFTVKFVPTSNQEVDDLISVYNLMIDQLRHERTRQVEQQFFLNKLIDAAPIAILIFDFDDRIASVNPRASQLLGMQPDEMIAKRLSELGYSLLAQVADLADGEARIMKPNGIETYKVLRSYFMDRGFRRSFLMIEELTPEILATEKKSYSKVIRMMAHEVNNSIGAVNSILDSTQSYVDEPDVKHAIRVAIERNDRLNRFMSRFADVVRLPQPQIRSIDLSELVRNVVQLMQPQAVGRGVFLTEIVSEKNVKSVDADQLEQVLINVVKNALEACRAGQRVEVISNVRSLLIRDNGDPIPDGIAANLFNPFYSTKPDGQGIGLTLTREILLNHKLPFSLRTEESGWTEFLIQFE; translated from the coding sequence ATGAATCTACCCCTTCGTACCCGCTTTCTGATCTATATCATTGCTGTTCATCTCGCACTTGTTGGGCTGACCTGGTGGGTGCTGCGCGAAAATAAGGCGGTGTTCATTGCGTCGGAACTGCTTATTCTGCTTTCTATCCTGGTCGCTGTTCGATTATACCAGGCGTTTCGGCAACCGTCGGAATTTATTGCGTCGGGCATCGAAGCCATTCAGGATAAGGATTTTACGGTTAAGTTTGTGCCAACGAGTAATCAGGAAGTTGATGATCTCATATCGGTCTATAACCTGATGATCGACCAGCTCCGGCACGAGCGAACCCGGCAGGTTGAACAGCAATTCTTTCTTAACAAACTGATCGACGCGGCACCCATTGCCATTTTGATCTTCGATTTCGATGACCGCATTGCCTCCGTCAACCCAAGGGCCAGCCAATTGCTGGGGATGCAGCCCGACGAAATGATTGCCAAACGGTTATCTGAACTCGGGTATTCGCTGCTGGCTCAGGTGGCTGATTTGGCCGATGGCGAAGCCCGCATTATGAAGCCCAACGGTATTGAGACGTATAAAGTACTGCGTTCATACTTTATGGACCGGGGATTTCGGCGGTCGTTTCTTATGATTGAAGAGCTCACGCCCGAGATACTGGCTACCGAAAAGAAGTCATATAGTAAGGTTATCCGGATGATGGCGCATGAGGTTAATAACTCGATTGGCGCCGTAAATTCCATTCTCGACAGCACGCAATCCTATGTCGATGAACCGGATGTAAAACACGCTATTCGGGTAGCGATCGAGCGAAACGACCGCCTGAATCGATTTATGAGTCGCTTCGCTGATGTCGTTCGCTTACCCCAGCCACAAATACGATCCATTGATTTGAGCGAACTTGTTCGTAATGTGGTTCAGCTCATGCAGCCACAAGCCGTCGGTCGGGGCGTTTTTCTGACGGAGATAGTGAGCGAAAAAAACGTTAAGTCGGTTGATGCAGACCAGCTGGAGCAAGTGCTGATCAATGTGGTCAAAAACGCCCTCGAAGCCTGTCGGGCGGGCCAACGCGTAGAGGTTATCAGCAACGTTCGCTCGCTACTCATTCGGGACAATGGCGACCCTATTCCCGACGGGATTGCAGCTAACCTTTTCAATCCTTTTTACAGCACCAAACCCGATGGGCAGGGCATTGGCCTGACGCTCACCCGCGAAATTCTACTTAACCACAAACTGCCGTTTTCTCTTCGGACGGAAGAAAGCGGCTGGACTGAATTTCTGATTCAGTTTGAATAA
- a CDS encoding DoxX family protein, which translates to MNILNRVENWGDTHHPAWTDALRIVLGIILVLKGVSFISDTAYLTRLVGGLHFGLFPVILVHYVAFAHLMGGFLIAVGCLTRLMVLIQLPILVGALFFVNIRQGFSPMNSELWLSVVVLLLLILFLVLGSGRFSMDEYVKQHAR; encoded by the coding sequence ATGAATATTCTGAATCGCGTTGAAAACTGGGGCGACACGCATCATCCGGCGTGGACAGATGCCCTCCGTATCGTACTGGGCATTATACTTGTCCTGAAAGGTGTCAGTTTTATCAGTGACACGGCTTATCTGACCCGCTTGGTGGGTGGCCTTCATTTTGGTCTTTTCCCGGTTATTCTGGTTCACTACGTAGCCTTTGCGCATTTAATGGGTGGCTTTCTGATCGCGGTAGGTTGCCTGACACGGCTGATGGTGCTGATCCAGTTACCGATTCTGGTCGGTGCGCTCTTCTTCGTTAATATCCGTCAGGGATTCTCACCAATGAATTCTGAATTGTGGCTGTCGGTTGTCGTACTGCTGCTATTGATCCTGTTTCTGGTGCTCGGGTCCGGACGGTTTTCAATGGACGAATATGTAAAACAACACGCCCGCTGA
- a CDS encoding ABC transporter permease translates to MIPHLLKLIWNKKKAHALLIVEIWASFMVLFGLATLIVVNVRNYREPLGFTYENVWAIGLKSNQDTTDLANKLQRVQQRLKAYPDVESVSRMSNNFPFSANSTNNGIEYKKRKVLADFYVTDEAFAKTLDIAVPAGRWYRNADSVGKYTPVVINQKTKDELFGDENPLGKVIGERFKVVGLIDNFKAKGEFMSNKPAVFELMKADAIWNDTMLIKVKPGTDAILEAKIVKDIASMVTGWNVEVDYLTDSRKNQHNLVLVPIIIALIVCSFLLINVALGLFGVLNLSIAKRRGEIGLRRALGATSGGISTQFIGEIWVLATFALLIGLLFAAQFPLLNVFDLQAGVYVTAIGVSILIIYVLVTVCALFPSQQAAMIQPATALHEE, encoded by the coding sequence ATGATCCCTCATCTGCTAAAATTAATCTGGAATAAAAAGAAAGCGCACGCCTTGCTGATTGTCGAAATCTGGGCTTCATTTATGGTCCTTTTTGGGCTGGCAACCTTGATCGTCGTCAACGTGCGCAACTACAGGGAGCCTTTGGGCTTCACGTACGAGAACGTCTGGGCAATCGGTCTGAAAAGTAATCAGGATACAACCGATCTGGCGAATAAACTCCAACGGGTGCAGCAGCGGCTAAAGGCATATCCCGACGTGGAGTCGGTGTCCCGAATGAGTAATAACTTTCCCTTTTCGGCGAACTCGACGAATAACGGAATCGAGTATAAAAAGCGCAAAGTGCTCGCTGATTTTTATGTAACCGATGAAGCATTTGCCAAGACACTCGACATTGCGGTACCGGCGGGCCGTTGGTATCGCAATGCGGATAGTGTAGGCAAATACACACCGGTGGTTATCAACCAGAAAACGAAAGACGAGTTGTTCGGTGACGAGAATCCGCTGGGAAAAGTAATCGGCGAACGTTTCAAAGTGGTTGGCCTGATCGATAATTTCAAGGCAAAAGGCGAATTTATGTCGAATAAACCGGCCGTATTTGAGTTAATGAAGGCCGATGCGATCTGGAACGATACGATGTTGATCAAGGTGAAGCCCGGCACCGATGCTATTTTGGAAGCTAAGATTGTAAAGGATATTGCTTCTATGGTGACCGGCTGGAACGTTGAAGTCGATTACCTGACGGATTCACGAAAAAATCAGCACAATCTTGTTCTGGTGCCTATTATTATTGCGCTTATCGTTTGCAGCTTTCTGTTAATCAATGTGGCGCTGGGGCTGTTTGGGGTATTAAACCTGAGTATTGCCAAACGCCGGGGAGAAATCGGCCTGCGCCGGGCGTTGGGCGCTACTAGCGGAGGAATATCGACCCAATTTATTGGCGAAATATGGGTCCTGGCTACCTTTGCCTTGTTGATTGGGTTGCTGTTTGCGGCTCAGTTTCCACTACTGAACGTATTTGACTTACAGGCAGGAGTTTACGTAACGGCTATCGGTGTTTCGATTCTGATAATTTATGTGCTTGTTACCGTATGCGCCCTCTTCCCAAGCCAGCAGGCTGCCATGATTCAACCGGCTACCGCCCTGCATGAAGAGTAG
- a CDS encoding DUF779 domain-containing protein, protein MTTQTTSRVDVTPAAAEVINKVRAEHGPLMFHQSGGCCDGSSPMCFAKGEFRIGQSDILLGQIDGCDFWMSSDQFEYWQHTHLTIDVTPGRGASFSLEIPLGVRFLIRSRLFEPDELAHMAPVHVGPLEEM, encoded by the coding sequence ATGACAACGCAAACCACTTCCCGTGTTGATGTCACTCCGGCAGCTGCTGAGGTAATCAATAAAGTTCGGGCAGAGCATGGCCCCCTGATGTTTCACCAAAGCGGGGGCTGCTGCGACGGCTCCTCACCCATGTGCTTTGCCAAAGGTGAGTTCCGAATTGGCCAGTCCGATATTTTGCTGGGGCAGATTGACGGATGCGACTTCTGGATGTCGAGCGATCAGTTCGAGTACTGGCAACATACGCACCTCACCATCGACGTAACACCCGGACGTGGGGCGAGTTTCTCGCTTGAAATTCCGTTGGGTGTTCGGTTTTTGATTCGATCCCGGCTCTTTGAACCTGACGAGTTAGCGCACATGGCGCCCGTGCATGTCGGTCCGTTGGAGGAAATGTAG
- a CDS encoding EthD family reductase has protein sequence MVRLTVLYPKTETSQFDLAYYLEKHIPLVKERLTPFGLTGVDVNEGMDAGDALPPYAMITFLAFNTTDELNKGMGTHGGELLGDIPNFTDVEPQTQVCRVL, from the coding sequence ATGGTTCGTCTAACCGTTCTTTATCCGAAAACAGAAACCAGTCAGTTCGATCTGGCCTATTACCTGGAGAAACACATTCCTTTGGTGAAAGAGCGGTTAACTCCGTTTGGCCTCACGGGGGTCGATGTGAATGAAGGGATGGACGCGGGCGACGCGCTCCCGCCATACGCCATGATTACCTTCCTGGCTTTTAACACCACCGACGAACTGAACAAAGGCATGGGCACTCACGGCGGTGAACTGCTGGGTGACATTCCTAACTTTACGGATGTAGAACCCCAGACTCAGGTGTGTCGGGTGCTTTAA
- a CDS encoding ABC transporter ATP-binding protein, with protein sequence MIALQNIEKVYRTSTIETMALNNINLTIKKGEFVSIMGPSGCGKSTLLNVMGLLDEPSKGTVQLDGQAVTKYGDKELAKLRNQKIGFIFQSFHLINDLTVLDNVEIPLLYRSSNGKPRQEYAKDALTKVGLSNRMKHFPKQLSGGQKQRVAIARAIVGQPDIILADEPTGNLDSAMGNEIMNILQQLNDDGATIVMVTHDEQMAKRTHRLIRLFDGTQVL encoded by the coding sequence ATGATCGCCTTACAAAACATCGAAAAAGTGTACCGGACGAGCACCATCGAAACGATGGCCTTGAACAACATTAACCTGACAATCAAAAAGGGTGAATTCGTCTCCATCATGGGGCCGTCGGGTTGCGGCAAGAGTACGTTGCTGAACGTAATGGGCCTGCTGGATGAGCCTTCAAAAGGAACGGTTCAGCTTGATGGACAGGCCGTCACAAAGTACGGTGATAAGGAACTGGCCAAATTACGCAACCAGAAAATCGGCTTCATTTTTCAGAGTTTTCACCTGATCAACGACCTGACCGTGCTGGATAATGTCGAGATTCCACTGCTCTATCGGTCATCTAATGGGAAGCCCCGGCAGGAGTATGCCAAAGATGCCCTGACAAAAGTGGGCTTGAGCAACCGCATGAAACACTTTCCGAAGCAATTGTCGGGTGGACAAAAACAACGCGTGGCCATCGCCCGTGCCATTGTGGGCCAGCCTGACATCATCCTCGCCGATGAGCCAACCGGTAACCTTGATAGTGCCATGGGCAACGAAATCATGAACATTTTGCAACAGCTTAACGACGATGGCGCCACCATTGTGATGGTCACGCACGACGAACAGATGGCTAAGCGTACTCACCGGCTGATCAGGTTATTTGACGGGACGCAGGTGTTGTGA
- a CDS encoding TolC family protein, giving the protein MRGERQAPIQKHLYGLFFALLLITQQLAAQPQTTTLTEVVQLAQAQSVAAKRANTQQRTNYWQYRSFLAQFKPQLSLDGSLPNFTRSYVQVTQPDGNIRFEPVSYNNSILNLSLSQTIAPTGGTIFVQQQLQRFDNFIQSSTLYNGIPFGIGVTQPLFQFNQMRWDRKIQPLLYAEGNQLQIESLEQVSLSATNLYFDLLVAQVNLQIAETNRANNDTLYRIALHKLDMGKISQNDLLQLQLSVLNAEKDLASARQTAAVASLKLKTFVGYREESAGQLRPLELAIPNQIPDLIVDVKRAFDEAVANRAGSIGFRRRMLEAERDLEKARKNNGLNATLTAGYGLSNQGPNLLDVYVRPQNREYVSLQFTLPIMTWGRAQAIVETAKANRQLAQQTVEQDKLTFEQEIFTQVTLLQMLNQQVTLTAKADQIGQNRYQIAQDRFKLSDLSVTDLGIATQEKDRARRDAILALRDYWQAFYTLRLLTLFDFETNQKIKY; this is encoded by the coding sequence ATGAGAGGGGAGAGGCAAGCTCCGATACAAAAACACCTGTATGGGCTTTTCTTTGCCTTACTGCTTATTACTCAACAGCTTGCTGCTCAACCCCAAACGACTACATTGACCGAAGTTGTGCAACTGGCCCAGGCACAGTCGGTAGCGGCAAAACGAGCCAATACTCAGCAGCGAACGAATTATTGGCAATACCGTTCTTTCCTGGCCCAGTTTAAGCCGCAGTTGAGTCTCGACGGATCGCTGCCCAACTTCACGCGGTCGTATGTACAGGTGACGCAGCCAGATGGCAACATCCGCTTTGAGCCGGTATCGTATAATAACTCCATCCTGAATCTGTCGTTAAGTCAAACCATTGCGCCCACGGGCGGGACTATTTTTGTCCAGCAGCAACTCCAGCGGTTCGATAATTTCATCCAAAGCAGCACCTTGTATAACGGTATACCGTTCGGGATCGGGGTAACGCAACCCCTGTTTCAGTTTAACCAGATGCGCTGGGACCGGAAGATACAGCCGCTGTTGTATGCCGAAGGCAATCAGCTCCAGATCGAATCCCTGGAACAAGTGTCTCTATCGGCGACGAACCTATATTTTGATCTGCTGGTGGCCCAGGTGAACCTGCAAATCGCCGAAACCAATCGGGCCAACAATGACACCCTGTACCGAATCGCGCTGCATAAGCTTGACATGGGTAAGATTTCGCAGAATGACCTGCTGCAGTTGCAGTTGAGTGTGCTGAATGCCGAAAAAGATCTGGCATCCGCCCGGCAAACGGCGGCCGTAGCGTCGTTGAAATTAAAGACGTTTGTGGGCTATCGCGAGGAGAGCGCCGGTCAGCTACGGCCGCTGGAACTGGCTATCCCCAATCAGATTCCTGACCTGATCGTGGATGTAAAGCGGGCATTCGATGAGGCTGTTGCCAACCGGGCGGGATCTATCGGATTCCGGCGACGAATGCTGGAAGCCGAGCGGGACCTGGAAAAAGCCCGGAAGAACAACGGCCTGAACGCTACCCTTACGGCAGGTTATGGGTTATCGAATCAGGGGCCGAATTTGCTGGATGTCTATGTCCGCCCGCAGAACCGCGAATACGTTTCTCTTCAGTTTACACTCCCCATCATGACCTGGGGACGGGCGCAGGCAATTGTTGAGACGGCTAAGGCAAACCGGCAATTAGCGCAGCAAACCGTCGAGCAGGATAAACTAACGTTTGAGCAGGAAATCTTTACGCAGGTCACCCTGCTTCAAATGTTAAATCAACAGGTAACGCTTACCGCTAAAGCCGATCAGATCGGTCAGAATCGGTATCAGATTGCCCAGGATCGGTTTAAGCTCAGTGATCTGAGTGTGACTGATCTAGGTATCGCTACCCAGGAAAAAGACCGCGCCCGTCGGGATGCCATTCTGGCCCTGCGCGATTACTGGCAGGCGTTCTACACGCTTCGCTTATTGACCTTATTTGATTTTGAAACGAACCAGAAAATAAAGTATTGA
- a CDS encoding ABC transporter permease, whose product MLLNYIKIAWKVLLRHPFYTFITLFGISLTLTVLMVLTSFLDHLIGSHYPETKRDRSLYIMQMQLNDSSRTSRQSGPMSFKFLTDYAKSLKTPERVTICTLINSSNAYVGSQKIKLNTKFTDADFWRVADFEFLEGKPYNEQTIASGENVAVITDDLKKHYFENSSESVLGKDIEIETIHYKVIGVVKGSPVTRPFTYADVYFPYTAPKSNYQRNDMRGGYVAIILAKNESDRKEIQDEFQSHIDRIPFPGVQDGFKYATLEVKSEPYLENFMGPLLDGNAGLKTIFFGVIAFILFMLMGLPAINLVNVNISRIMERASEIGIRKAFGAPIRTLMWQFIVENIFITLIGGVIALILTVIVIHLINTSGWIAYADLTININVFLISLFVSLIFGLLSGVLPALRMSKLNIAEALRG is encoded by the coding sequence ATGCTACTGAACTACATTAAAATCGCCTGGAAGGTGTTGCTGCGGCACCCGTTTTACACCTTCATCACGCTTTTCGGAATTAGCCTGACGCTAACCGTATTGATGGTGCTGACCTCGTTTCTGGATCACCTGATTGGGAGCCATTATCCTGAAACTAAGCGGGATCGTTCGCTCTATATCATGCAGATGCAATTGAATGATTCCAGCCGAACATCCCGGCAGTCGGGCCCAATGAGTTTTAAATTTCTGACGGACTATGCCAAATCGTTGAAAACCCCCGAACGGGTAACGATTTGTACCCTCATCAACAGCTCGAATGCGTATGTGGGATCGCAGAAAATAAAGCTGAATACTAAATTCACCGATGCTGATTTCTGGCGGGTGGCCGACTTCGAATTCCTGGAGGGCAAGCCCTACAATGAGCAAACTATTGCCAGTGGAGAAAACGTAGCGGTGATTACCGACGACCTGAAAAAACACTATTTCGAAAATTCGTCTGAATCCGTTTTGGGTAAAGATATTGAAATAGAAACGATTCATTATAAGGTAATTGGTGTGGTAAAAGGGAGCCCGGTTACGCGCCCATTTACTTACGCCGACGTCTATTTTCCGTATACAGCCCCTAAAAGTAATTATCAGCGAAACGACATGCGCGGTGGTTACGTCGCCATTATTCTGGCTAAAAATGAATCGGACCGAAAAGAAATTCAGGACGAATTTCAGAGCCACATAGATCGAATTCCATTTCCGGGTGTTCAGGATGGATTCAAGTATGCGACATTGGAAGTAAAAAGTGAACCTTATCTGGAAAATTTTATGGGTCCCCTTTTAGACGGTAACGCGGGCCTTAAAACCATTTTTTTCGGAGTCATTGCGTTTATTTTATTCATGTTGATGGGCCTTCCGGCGATCAACTTAGTAAACGTAAACATCAGTCGGATCATGGAAAGAGCCTCGGAAATCGGCATTCGGAAAGCCTTTGGAGCTCCCATCCGCACGCTCATGTGGCAGTTCATTGTTGAGAATATCTTCATTACGCTGATCGGCGGAGTCATCGCCCTGATTCTAACCGTTATTGTCATTCATTTGATTAATACGAGTGGCTGGATTGCCTACGCTGATCTGACAATCAACATCAATGTGTTCCTGATCAGTCTGTTCGTGAGTTTGATCTTTGGCTTGTTATCCGGCGTGTTACCCGCGCTACGAATGTCGAAACTAAACATAGCTGAAGCGCTCAGAGGCTAA
- a CDS encoding spore photoproduct lyase family protein → MPDFNPSIILYTADALNERGEAVLAQFPSAETLEVKQHNRLPELGLNHFKVKSDVLVLGRLKSQDIKWSGRSSDYIAPSLANGCFGACTYCYVDRHKTVNPITLFTNIDENLASIDKHVNSLAWPKPINQTDAAYWTYDIGCNSDISVDYGLTDGIQQVFAFYRDHPRAKATFATKFVNPLLLDFDPKRKVRIRFSLMPSHVSKLVDVRTDSIEKRIAAINDFYDAGYEVHVNFSPVIVYSGPDGDKKAWRNDYRELFQQLDAAIRPEVRAQLKCEVIFLTHNQWQHQANLAINPKAEELLWVPELQESKVSQFGGWNIRYNHQLKRKMIAIFEDMVREEIPWCEIRYIF, encoded by the coding sequence ATGCCTGATTTCAATCCGTCAATCATTCTGTATACGGCCGACGCGCTCAACGAACGGGGCGAAGCTGTGCTGGCGCAGTTCCCGAGTGCTGAAACCCTTGAAGTGAAGCAGCATAACCGCCTGCCCGAATTGGGGTTAAATCACTTTAAAGTTAAGTCCGATGTGCTGGTGTTGGGGCGACTCAAAAGCCAGGATATTAAATGGAGCGGGCGTAGTTCGGACTACATTGCCCCGAGTCTGGCTAATGGCTGTTTTGGGGCGTGTACCTATTGTTATGTCGACCGCCACAAGACCGTTAATCCAATTACGCTCTTCACGAACATTGATGAAAACCTGGCAAGTATTGATAAACATGTCAATTCGTTAGCCTGGCCCAAGCCGATCAACCAAACCGATGCGGCCTATTGGACGTATGACATTGGTTGTAATTCAGATATATCTGTGGACTATGGGTTAACAGACGGCATTCAGCAGGTGTTCGCGTTTTACCGCGATCATCCCCGCGCCAAAGCGACTTTCGCGACTAAATTTGTCAATCCGCTCTTACTGGATTTCGATCCGAAGCGGAAGGTACGCATCCGGTTTAGTCTGATGCCCAGCCATGTCAGTAAACTGGTTGATGTACGCACGGATAGCATTGAAAAGCGGATTGCGGCTATCAATGACTTTTACGATGCCGGGTATGAAGTACACGTCAATTTCTCTCCGGTCATCGTGTACAGTGGACCCGATGGCGATAAAAAGGCCTGGCGGAATGACTACCGCGAGTTATTTCAGCAACTGGACGCGGCCATTCGGCCCGAGGTTCGGGCGCAGCTCAAGTGCGAGGTCATTTTTCTAACCCACAATCAATGGCAACATCAGGCCAATCTGGCCATTAATCCAAAGGCGGAAGAACTGCTGTGGGTACCCGAGTTGCAGGAGAGTAAGGTAAGTCAGTTTGGGGGCTGGAACATCCGTTACAATCACCAGTTAAAGCGAAAAATGATTGCCATTTTTGAGGATATGGTCCGCGAAGAAATCCCGTGGTGCGAAATCCGGTACATATTTTAA
- a CDS encoding molybdopterin-dependent oxidoreductase has protein sequence MFFQRVTLLTSCFFVLLIPYTQAQTVSAALLLKGPSGQSVSIPATVINKLPHIEHQGKDHDGQEHTYTGVPLATLLKQVDAPLGGRLRGKALANYLLVGAKDGYQVVFALPELDSVFTKQVIFLADRRDGQPLPAEQGPYRIVVPQETKQARWVRQVTTLTVLTAKE, from the coding sequence ATGTTCTTCCAACGAGTCACCCTCTTAACCAGTTGCTTCTTTGTTCTGCTAATCCCCTATACACAGGCTCAGACTGTTTCAGCAGCGCTACTCCTAAAGGGGCCTTCCGGGCAGTCGGTTTCAATACCGGCAACCGTTATTAACAAACTACCCCACATTGAACACCAGGGGAAAGATCATGACGGTCAGGAACATACCTATACCGGGGTACCGCTGGCCACCTTATTAAAGCAAGTGGATGCCCCACTGGGAGGCCGGCTACGCGGAAAAGCGCTGGCAAACTACTTGCTCGTTGGAGCAAAAGATGGGTATCAGGTTGTTTTTGCTCTGCCAGAACTGGATTCGGTTTTTACCAAACAGGTTATTTTTCTGGCTGACCGGCGGGATGGCCAGCCCCTACCTGCCGAACAGGGGCCGTACCGAATCGTGGTGCCGCAGGAGACTAAACAGGCTCGCTGGGTCCGGCAAGTAACAACCTTGACCGTCCTGACGGCAAAAGAATGA